A single genomic interval of Actinomycetota bacterium harbors:
- the tilS gene encoding tRNA lysidine(34) synthetase TilS: MKSLVDEVKLTIAKYGMLEGGETVLISVSGGPDSLTLLHILNELKPDYDLDLHVFHLNHMMRGRAGQEDADFVKKTAAQLKLPSTIMEADVPAYILANKTSPEDGARQVRYELLGEVAEEIGAERIALGHTADDRVETYLMRVIRGAGLDGLRSIPPMNGDIIRPLIESTRESVMSYCAANNLKPRTDETNEENVFLRNKIRGELIPQLEREFNPAFKEEIAREIMTIEADVDLLEDLTERAWDEAAEITGESVILNRSAFLDQPLAIQRRLLRLAAEELAGEPSPLSFQNTVDIMEKVVTGDSGASLDLPGGLSARREYDTIIIEPLIEVPADDEPDFPATALRVPGVTRLDLLNVAIEAVFTSPELLDKAAGEGVAFLDAGLVKGSGTVRPPHEGDRFTPYGMDGSKKLSDVFVDSKTPRPARRVTPVVEFNGHIVWVAGYRIDEKYKVTRRTKRMLVLRLLKGSS; this comes from the coding sequence ATGAAATCCCTTGTTGACGAGGTAAAGCTGACAATCGCCAAATACGGCATGCTGGAGGGCGGGGAAACCGTTTTAATATCGGTATCGGGCGGCCCGGACTCGCTTACGCTATTGCATATCCTAAACGAGCTTAAACCGGATTATGACCTTGACCTTCACGTCTTTCATCTAAACCACATGATGCGCGGACGCGCCGGACAGGAAGACGCCGATTTTGTGAAAAAAACGGCAGCCCAACTAAAACTCCCTTCGACGATTATGGAAGCCGACGTTCCGGCCTACATCCTGGCCAACAAGACAAGTCCGGAAGACGGCGCCCGCCAGGTGAGATACGAGCTTCTCGGCGAGGTGGCGGAGGAAATCGGGGCAGAACGGATCGCCCTCGGTCACACGGCGGACGACCGCGTCGAAACCTATCTCATGCGGGTGATTCGCGGCGCGGGGCTGGACGGGCTCCGCTCGATTCCGCCGATGAACGGTGACATTATCAGACCCTTGATTGAATCCACCCGAGAATCCGTTATGAGCTATTGCGCGGCCAACAATTTAAAACCGCGAACCGACGAAACCAACGAAGAAAATGTCTTTTTACGTAATAAGATCCGCGGGGAGCTTATCCCTCAATTGGAGCGCGAGTTCAATCCGGCCTTTAAAGAAGAGATAGCCAGGGAGATTATGACGATCGAGGCCGATGTTGACCTTCTGGAGGACCTTACGGAACGGGCCTGGGACGAAGCGGCCGAGATTACTGGGGAGTCCGTCATTCTGAACCGCTCGGCTTTCCTTGATCAGCCGCTGGCTATCCAAAGGCGTCTGTTGCGGTTGGCTGCCGAGGAGCTGGCCGGGGAGCCGTCCCCCTTAAGTTTTCAGAACACCGTAGACATTATGGAGAAAGTCGTCACCGGCGACTCAGGAGCGTCGCTCGACCTGCCCGGAGGTTTATCAGCCAGGCGGGAGTATGATACTATTATCATAGAGCCTTTAATCGAAGTCCCGGCAGATGACGAGCCGGATTTTCCGGCAACCGCGTTACGGGTGCCGGGCGTGACCAGGCTCGATTTGTTGAACGTGGCGATAGAAGCCGTCTTCACCTCGCCGGAGTTGCTGGATAAAGCAGCCGGCGAAGGTGTTGCGTTTCTTGATGCCGGACTGGTAAAAGGCAGCGGGACGGTCAGACCGCCGCACGAAGGCGACAGGTTTACGCCCTACGGCATGGATGGGAGTAAGAAACTCTCCGACGTGTTCGTTGATTCCAAAACACCGCGTCCGGCGAGGCGCGTTACGCCGGTAGTCGAGTTCAACGGGCATATCGTCTGGGTCGCAGGATATCGCATCGACGAAAAGTACAAAGTAACAAGGCGGACAAAACGGATGCTGGTCTTAAGGCTTTTGAAAGGAAGCTCTTGA